Part of the Methylomonas sp. AM2-LC genome, GATATAGGCTTAAATTATGTGTCCTGTTCAGCGCCACGTATTCCGGTGGCGCGGTTGGCTGCGGCACATGCTAAATTGTTGGAAAACTAAAGTTTGAATAGTTGTTATACCGGGCTTGGCTGGCCCGGTTTGCGATTGCCGCGTAACTAGGCTTTAAAAAGACTCTGCGTTTACCAAAAAATGTACGCCAATGCTGGCGAAATAGCCCAGTAAAATCACCGGAAACCATTTCATATGGCTGTTAAAGGTGTACAGTCCTTTTGCTTGTCCCATTAAACCGATACCGGGAGCCGAGCCTATTGCCAGTAGGCTGCCGCCTACACCCAATGTCAGTGTTAACAGTAACCATTGTCCTGGTGGGATATTAGGGTCCATAGTTAATACCGCAAACATCAGGGTACCATTGTCAACAAAGGCTGAAGACAAGCCTATCAGAATGTTTGCAATAGTGGGGCTTAATTGACCGTATAGCACGTGAGAAATAGTGTCCAGATAGCCAATATAACCCAAGCCGCCTATGCCCATCATGGCCCCGTAGAAAAACAGTAGAGTATCCCACTCCAATCGCCCCACTTTTTCAAAAATATCGAGTTTACGCGTTTCGGATATTCCTAAATTGATATGGCTACTGCTGGAAAATAAATCCAGTTGCGCTTGATGACGCTCGCGGCTTTTTCCACTTTTTTGCAGGAAAAAATAAAAAAATTGTAATAATGATAAACCCGCCATCATGCCTGCGGCAGCGGGTAGGTGCAAAGTCATATCAAAAGCCACTGCCAGACTGATGGTTACACCGAACAGAAAAATAACACGTTTTGCTCCCCGTGGTAGATTAACCTTTTCTAATTCTATGGTAGGTCGGTCTTTTGGAATAGCAAAACTCATAGCAAGGGCGGGGATCAGAAAATTCACCCAGCAAGGGAGAAACAGTTTGAAAAATTCGGTAAACGATAAAATATGATGTTGCCAAACAAAGAGTGTAGATATGCCGCCCAGAGGACTGAAAGTACCCCCAGCATTAGTGGCGACAATAATATTGATACAGGCCAGTGATACAAAACGTGGGCTGTCTTTCCCCACTGCCACTGCCACTGCGCCCATGAGTAGTCCGGCGGTTAATCCGTTAATCACACTGGAAAGAAAAAATACCAGAATACCCGTTAGCCAGAATAGTTGCCGATAGCTTAAGTTTTTTCGTACCAGCCAGGTTTTTAGGGCATCAAAAACGCGCATATCTTCCATGGCGTTTAAATAAGTCATCGAGACCATGATAAATAGTAGTAACTCGATATAGCTTTGTAGATTACTTTTGAAAGCGGCTACTGCCAGTAGATCGTTTCCGGTTTGCTGATAAGCAAGCACAATAACAAACCAAACCAGAGCAGAGGCCAGTAACATAGGTTTGGATTTTCGCAATTCCGTTGCTTCTTCGAACATGGCGAAAATATAGGCAATGATCATGGCAACAACCGAGATATATCCAGCCCAATGGTTTGTTAAATCTAGCTGATGCAGTGTAGTTGTTACGGTTTCTCCTTCTGCAAATCCCAATGTGGGGATTAAAAACGCCAATATTCCCAGTAAATTCAATCCAAAACGCACTATTTTCTCCGTAAGACTATTCAAAATCTGTGACCAATCAATACACAGGCTAGAAAGCCCGCTATTGTAAACCAATACTACCATGTGAATGGATGGCTAATAGTAAAAACATGATATTTTGGCTAAATAAATTTTTTATAAAAATCGCTTCAACGATTTGAAAAAATGAGATTTTTTTATAAAAATGACAACTAAGTTAGTGATTATAACTTATGATTGTTTCTATATTAGAAATAGTCTGTTTCAAAAATAAAGCAATAACTTAACGAAATCTTTATTTCGTAATCTTTATCATCCAACTTTCATCGAACAGTGCTAGTCGATTTTTAACACCTCGTTTATGTCAAGCTAATTAGTGTCGGTTTGATATCGTTGATTAATGACAAGCGCGTAATAAACCATTAATTTATGATCGAAAGTGAGATCAAGTGAATATACTCAAACTTATCAAATGCCGTCATGTGGCCTTATTAGCAGTTTTGCTGCTGTTGCCTTCTTTAAGTTTTGCTGAGGAAGCTTTAGCAGTTCCTCAGTTAGATCTGAAAAATCATTTCGTTGGCTATTTTGCGATTGTCATTACCATTCTGGTTTATGCGGCGGCTATGACGGAAGATCTGCATCAACTGAGTAAAGCTAAGCCCATGGTATTAGGTTCGGCCTTAATTTGGTTTGCTATTTTTGTATACTATTATTTGCACTTTGGTCATGCAAAAAACGTTGCTGCCATCTTTCAGACTAATTTATCGGCATATGCAGAATTATTTCTGTTTATCACTGTATCCATGACTTTCTTAAATTCCATGACCGAGCGTGGTATTTTTGATGCATTAAGAATTGTTTTGGCTAACCGTGAATATAATTATAGGCAATTATTTTGGATTACCGGTCTTTTGGCTTTTGTACTGTCTTTAGTTATCAGTAGTTTAACTGTAGGCTTGTTGATGGGTTATATCATACTGGTCATCGGCAAAGAACAACCCAAATTTGTAGGTTTGGCTGGTTTAAATGCGGTAGTTGCGGCCAATGCGGGTGGCACCATGAGTCCTTTGGGTGGAATTTCTACTTTTTTTGTTTGGCAGCAAAATATGCTGCATTTCCATCAATTCTTTTATTTAACCCTGCCTTGTATCGTAAACTTTATCGTGCCTGCTTTTATTATGCAATTTTCAGTACCGAAACAACATCCCCGTTTTAGTAAAGAGACGCCGCAATTAAAACGCGGTAGTAAGCGGGTTATTTTTATCTTTATTCTTACTTTTTCTATCACCATTTTGTCGAATGTATTTCTGGATATGCCTGCCATAGCCGGTATGATGTTTGGCTTGGCGATCTTGCAATTCTTTAGTTATTATCTAACCAAATCCGAGAAACTTAGCCATTTCCTGATTCCGGAAACACATGAATGTAGTGATGCCAATAAAGGCTTTGATGTGTTTAAGTGTATTGCGGGGGTAGATTGGGATACTTTGCTATTCTTTTATGGCGCCATGATGATAGTCGGTGCCTTGAGTTTTATTGGGTATTTAGATGCTATGGCTAATTATTTGTTTACGCAAATCAGCCCAACATTAGCAAACATTATGATCGGTTTGGCTTCTTCGTCTATTGATAATGGTACGTTGATGTTTGCGGTATTAAATATGCACCCACCTTTTTCGATTGGGCAATGGTTGTTGTTAACACTGACATTGGGTGTGGGTGGAAGTTTATTAGCCATAGGTTCCGCGCCCGGCTTACATGTTTTGGGTTTAATGAAAGGCATAATGAAAGAAGGTGAGGGCTATACCTTTAGCCTGCATTTACGTTGGATGCCAGCTATATTACTAGGTTTTTTTGCCAGTATCGGTACTCTGTATTTAATCAATGGAGGTACCTTTTAAGTCATATCCGCATTATTTTGACTAACTGTTAAGTTTGTTATTCTCGGTGACGCAATTTTGAGGCTGACACACTACGTGTTTAATTTTGTTCTGGAATAGTGCATAAAGGCAATTAATTTTCCCGGTTATAAAGCAAAATGATTAAAACTGAGCCTCATGTGCAAGCGAAACCCTATGTCGGTTTGGCGTTGGGTATGGTAATACCGTTGTTATTAACCCTGGTTGATTGGCCTTTTCGACGAATGCTAACGCCCAGTAATATACTGTTAGTGTATTTATTAGGGGTGTTTTTTATAGCGCTACGCTTTGGGTTGTGGCCC contains:
- the nhaD gene encoding sodium:proton antiporter NhaD; the encoded protein is MVRFGLNLLGILAFLIPTLGFAEGETVTTTLHQLDLTNHWAGYISVVAMIIAYIFAMFEEATELRKSKPMLLASALVWFVIVLAYQQTGNDLLAVAAFKSNLQSYIELLLFIMVSMTYLNAMEDMRVFDALKTWLVRKNLSYRQLFWLTGILVFFLSSVINGLTAGLLMGAVAVAVGKDSPRFVSLACINIIVATNAGGTFSPLGGISTLFVWQHHILSFTEFFKLFLPCWVNFLIPALAMSFAIPKDRPTIELEKVNLPRGAKRVIFLFGVTISLAVAFDMTLHLPAAAGMMAGLSLLQFFYFFLQKSGKSRERHQAQLDLFSSSSHINLGISETRKLDIFEKVGRLEWDTLLFFYGAMMGIGGLGYIGYLDTISHVLYGQLSPTIANILIGLSSAFVDNGTLMFAVLTMDPNIPPGQWLLLTLTLGVGGSLLAIGSAPGIGLMGQAKGLYTFNSHMKWFPVILLGYFASIGVHFLVNAESF
- the nhaD gene encoding sodium:proton antiporter NhaD, with the translated sequence MNILKLIKCRHVALLAVLLLLPSLSFAEEALAVPQLDLKNHFVGYFAIVITILVYAAAMTEDLHQLSKAKPMVLGSALIWFAIFVYYYLHFGHAKNVAAIFQTNLSAYAELFLFITVSMTFLNSMTERGIFDALRIVLANREYNYRQLFWITGLLAFVLSLVISSLTVGLLMGYIILVIGKEQPKFVGLAGLNAVVAANAGGTMSPLGGISTFFVWQQNMLHFHQFFYLTLPCIVNFIVPAFIMQFSVPKQHPRFSKETPQLKRGSKRVIFIFILTFSITILSNVFLDMPAIAGMMFGLAILQFFSYYLTKSEKLSHFLIPETHECSDANKGFDVFKCIAGVDWDTLLFFYGAMMIVGALSFIGYLDAMANYLFTQISPTLANIMIGLASSSIDNGTLMFAVLNMHPPFSIGQWLLLTLTLGVGGSLLAIGSAPGLHVLGLMKGIMKEGEGYTFSLHLRWMPAILLGFFASIGTLYLINGGTF